From a region of the Nonlabens dokdonensis DSW-6 genome:
- a CDS encoding endonuclease MutS2 → MKKISTKTIEDLEFDVVLTQASAYCVTEDGKAAITKLQPFTTKFLINRELAYTNEYLWSFSSEHRIPNHGFDVIDKELQLLGIENSTLEKESIRKLAVLPRTVNEHIKFFKKLQEYFPQLHKRLEHIAYNEIIPNQVDAVMDRFGEIKDDASPLLKNLRREMNIVRGQLNGSFGQALSHYSQLDYLDEIRESVVENRRVLAVKAMYRRKVKGKMMGSSRTGSISYIEPERVLTLSRKLSELEIEELEEIQRILKELTEFLRAFIPEFEEYKEYLTHTDVIAAKAKYGRKIKGCLPMMVDHQELELVDAYHPLLWVANNERGEKTYPQTIRLAPDNRIIVISGPNAGGKSITLKTIGLLQLMIQTGMLIPVHEKSRICIFEHVLTDIGDNQSIDNHLSTYSYRLKNMRGFLRIANDKTLFLIDEFGTGSDPELGGALAESMLEELNERKSYGIITTHYTNLKMLANELPEMTNANMLFDSRSLEPVYQLQLGEAGSSFTFEVAQKNGIPYSLINKAKKKVERGKIRFDKSIAALQKERSNLRRNNDKLRDKEVQATQRANKLEDTQERVHQKLQDFQELYDGYQRFIQLGKKFDSIAENFENNKKKKLLVDELMKLVITENIKRKPKQKKKTTNSKKEKAVKGKQKQVENEVIQKVQKIRTERKKAKVEEVKKEEEKPQIPLKINDKVRLADSKSVGTIDSISKGKVTINYGFFTTIAPIEQLEKVGK, encoded by the coding sequence ATGAAAAAAATATCTACAAAAACAATTGAAGATTTAGAATTTGATGTAGTTCTTACTCAGGCTAGTGCTTATTGCGTTACAGAAGATGGAAAAGCAGCTATTACAAAACTACAGCCTTTCACGACTAAATTCCTAATTAATAGAGAACTTGCCTATACTAATGAGTATTTATGGTCCTTTTCTAGCGAGCACAGAATCCCTAATCATGGTTTTGATGTTATAGATAAGGAGCTTCAGTTGTTAGGTATTGAAAATAGCACCTTAGAAAAAGAAAGCATTAGAAAACTAGCCGTTTTACCACGCACCGTAAATGAGCATATCAAGTTTTTTAAAAAACTACAAGAGTATTTCCCACAACTACATAAAAGACTAGAACATATTGCCTATAACGAGATCATCCCAAATCAGGTAGATGCCGTAATGGACCGTTTTGGCGAGATCAAGGATGACGCTTCTCCTCTATTAAAGAATCTTAGAAGAGAAATGAACATTGTACGAGGGCAGCTCAATGGTAGTTTTGGCCAGGCATTGAGTCATTACAGCCAGCTGGATTATCTAGATGAAATAAGAGAAAGTGTTGTAGAAAACCGCCGTGTACTAGCTGTAAAAGCTATGTATAGACGCAAGGTAAAAGGTAAAATGATGGGAAGCTCTAGGACTGGAAGCATCTCCTATATTGAACCAGAGCGTGTGTTAACGCTTTCGCGAAAGCTGTCTGAATTAGAAATTGAAGAACTAGAAGAAATACAACGAATTTTAAAAGAGCTCACAGAGTTTTTAAGAGCTTTTATTCCAGAATTTGAAGAGTACAAAGAATATTTAACGCACACCGATGTGATTGCTGCCAAAGCAAAATACGGTAGGAAAATCAAAGGATGTTTACCCATGATGGTAGATCATCAAGAGCTGGAATTAGTAGATGCTTATCATCCACTGCTTTGGGTTGCTAATAATGAGCGAGGAGAAAAAACGTATCCACAAACGATACGACTAGCGCCAGATAATCGCATTATCGTGATCTCTGGTCCTAACGCTGGTGGTAAATCCATAACCTTAAAAACTATCGGTCTACTGCAGCTCATGATTCAAACCGGGATGCTGATACCAGTTCATGAGAAAAGTAGGATATGTATTTTTGAACATGTATTGACAGATATTGGTGATAATCAAAGTATTGATAATCATTTGAGCACCTACAGTTACCGACTTAAAAACATGCGTGGTTTCTTAAGAATCGCAAATGATAAAACGCTGTTTTTAATTGACGAATTTGGAACAGGATCTGATCCAGAATTAGGTGGAGCGCTGGCAGAAAGTATGCTGGAAGAGCTCAACGAGCGTAAATCTTATGGCATTATTACAACCCATTATACCAACCTTAAAATGCTGGCAAATGAGTTGCCAGAAATGACTAATGCAAACATGTTGTTCGACTCCAGATCGCTAGAACCTGTCTATCAATTACAATTAGGAGAAGCTGGAAGCTCTTTTACGTTTGAAGTTGCACAAAAGAATGGTATTCCTTATTCTTTAATTAATAAAGCCAAAAAGAAAGTAGAACGAGGCAAAATACGTTTTGATAAATCTATTGCCGCTCTACAAAAAGAGCGATCCAACTTAAGACGTAATAATGACAAGTTGCGAGATAAAGAGGTTCAAGCCACACAACGTGCAAATAAACTAGAAGATACTCAAGAAAGAGTGCATCAAAAGTTACAAGACTTTCAAGAGTTGTATGATGGTTACCAGCGTTTTATACAGTTAGGAAAGAAATTTGACAGCATTGCAGAAAACTTTGAAAACAATAAGAAAAAGAAACTTCTTGTGGACGAGTTGATGAAATTAGTCATCACTGAAAATATCAAGCGCAAGCCTAAGCAAAAGAAGAAAACTACGAATTCCAAGAAGGAAAAAGCTGTTAAAGGAAAGCAAAAACAAGTAGAAAACGAGGTGATTCAAAAAGTTCAAAAAATAAGAACCGAAAGAAAAAAGGCTAAAGTAGAAGAAGTAAAAAAAGAAGAAGAAAAGCCACAAATACCTTTAAAAATAAATGATAAAGTACGCCTAGCCGATTCTAAGTCGGTAGGTACTATCGATAGTATAAGTAAAGGAAAAGTAACTATTAATTATGGTTTTTTCACGACTATTGCGCCCATCGAGCAATTAGAAAAAGTAGGGAAATAA